In a genomic window of Nostoc sp. UHCC 0870:
- the rpsU gene encoding 30S ribosomal protein S21, whose product MTQIVVGDNEHIESALRRFKREVSKAGIFQDMRKHRHFETPIEKSKRKKIALHKQSKRRFRT is encoded by the coding sequence ATGACCCAAATAGTAGTAGGGGACAATGAACACATTGAATCAGCCTTACGTCGATTTAAGCGAGAAGTTTCCAAGGCGGGCATTTTTCAAGATATGAGGAAGCACCGTCACTTTGAAACGCCTATTGAAAAATCCAAGCGCAAAAAGATTGCCTTGCACAAGCAAAGTAAAAGACGTTTCCGCACTTAA
- a CDS encoding DUF4114 domain-containing protein, translating into MTTIADLNNGIFTVELSGKVSVDFLYDGGLNKGELAIFSLQGMEDMKVGSAEFILEATKRALSNSNSGYVVVRDESDRARFSDLNHELSWEKDFNGGVYQGPQLFDMTAGTTFAMMLVTDTTVAKIAQSTSINTDKVLFSFGSVDTKTGTVSPQIADITGKGNTFGWEDINTLKTSDRDFNDMVVQVLGATATAPELQDAVYANRNWLNTKVGQELSQYVNRPLFETGTFIVDGTGQIQVDYLYDGGWYQGQLAVFSLKGMENYQPGSLQFIREAASRALSNSTQGRILISDRTEGARFNGNASWELAHYHDWVNTTIGNEIVNHFNTDILQPQISQPVVTGF; encoded by the coding sequence ATGACAACAATTGCTGACTTAAATAATGGAATTTTTACTGTTGAATTATCGGGCAAAGTTAGCGTTGATTTTCTATATGATGGTGGATTGAATAAGGGAGAACTAGCAATCTTCAGTCTTCAAGGTATGGAAGATATGAAGGTAGGTTCGGCAGAATTTATCCTGGAAGCAACTAAACGCGCCCTCAGCAATTCTAATTCCGGTTATGTAGTTGTTCGGGATGAAAGCGATCGCGCTCGTTTTAGCGACCTGAATCATGAATTATCCTGGGAGAAAGATTTTAATGGTGGTGTCTACCAAGGGCCGCAGCTGTTTGACATGACAGCCGGAACTACCTTCGCCATGATGTTAGTTACTGATACTACGGTAGCGAAGATTGCTCAAAGTACATCTATTAATACAGACAAAGTTCTGTTTTCTTTCGGTTCAGTAGATACAAAAACCGGGACAGTTTCACCCCAGATTGCAGATATCACGGGTAAGGGTAATACCTTCGGTTGGGAAGATATTAATACCTTAAAAACCAGTGATCGTGATTTCAACGATATGGTGGTTCAGGTATTGGGTGCAACTGCAACTGCACCTGAACTACAAGATGCTGTCTACGCCAACCGTAATTGGTTAAATACCAAAGTTGGACAAGAATTATCACAATATGTTAACCGTCCTCTGTTTGAAACAGGTACTTTTATTGTCGATGGTACGGGTCAAATTCAAGTTGATTATCTTTATGATGGCGGTTGGTATCAGGGACAATTAGCGGTTTTTAGCCTCAAAGGGATGGAAAACTACCAACCAGGCTCATTACAATTTATCCGAGAAGCCGCATCTCGCGCTTTAAGTAACTCTACACAAGGTCGCATTTTAATTAGCGATCGCACCGAAGGCGCGCGTTTCAACGGTAATGCTAGCTGGGAATTGGCTCATTATCATGATTGGGTGAATACCACCATAGGAAATGAGATTGTCAACCACTTTAATACTGATATTCTGCAACCTCAAATTTCCCAACCTGTTGTTACTGGGTTTTAA
- a CDS encoding RNA recognition motif domain-containing protein: MSIYVGNLSYEVTQDTLSAVFAEYGTVKRVQVPTDRETGRPRGFAFVEMGTEAEETAAIEALDGAEWMGRDLKVNKAKPKEDRGGSFGGNRGGGYGGGGGGGRNRY; the protein is encoded by the coding sequence ATGTCAATTTATGTAGGCAACCTCTCTTACGAAGTTACTCAAGATACCTTGAGTGCTGTTTTTGCCGAATACGGTACTGTAAAGCGGGTTCAAGTACCTACTGACCGTGAAACAGGCCGTCCACGCGGTTTTGCTTTTGTGGAAATGGGAACTGAAGCTGAAGAAACAGCTGCCATCGAAGCCCTTGACGGTGCTGAATGGATGGGTCGTGACCTCAAAGTTAACAAAGCCAAGCCTAAAGAAGATAGAGGGGGTTCTTTTGGTGGAAACCGTGGGGGAGGATACGGTGGCGGTGGAGGTGGCGGACGTAACCGCTACTAA
- a CDS encoding DEAD/DEAH box helicase has protein sequence MSFSTLGLSKEIIRAVTERGYTKPTPIQMQAIPAVLSGRDLLAGAQTGTGKTASFTLPLLHRLSSDNSVQNTSNEYSPIRALILTPTRELAAQVELSVREYGKYLNLNTMAMFGGVSINPQKRLLKGRVDILVSTPGRLLDHVQQGTINLSHIEILVLDEADRMLDMGFIRDIRRILSLLPKQRQNLLFFATFSEKIKALATGLLNQPKMIEVARRNVTADTVAQKVYKVDRDRKRHLLAHLIRQDNWYQVLVFTRTKYGADRLVKELSQERIQALAIHGNKSQSARTHALAKFKNGSLQVLVATDIAARGLDISELPHVVNFDLPNVPEDYVHRIGRTGRAGASGEAVSLVCVDEYPLLADIEKLIEQRLPVEVVAGLGANSHTKLEAVPDERKHRPQGSQRPVRSTAKKSAQRTITGGKKSDGRPGRIKPMS, from the coding sequence ATGTCTTTTTCTACTCTCGGCTTGTCAAAAGAAATTATCCGTGCAGTCACCGAACGGGGTTACACCAAACCTACACCAATCCAGATGCAGGCGATTCCTGCCGTCTTGTCGGGGCGTGATTTGCTAGCTGGCGCACAAACGGGGACTGGAAAGACTGCCAGCTTCACGCTACCGCTTTTACATCGGTTGTCTTCCGACAATAGCGTTCAAAATACATCTAATGAATACTCACCAATCCGGGCGTTGATTCTCACCCCAACTCGTGAACTCGCCGCACAGGTGGAGTTAAGCGTGCGTGAGTATGGCAAGTATCTAAATTTGAACACGATGGCAATGTTCGGTGGGGTCAGCATTAATCCCCAAAAACGGCTTTTGAAGGGTCGTGTGGATATTCTAGTTTCTACCCCAGGGCGACTGCTAGACCATGTGCAGCAGGGTACGATAAATCTGTCACATATCGAGATTTTAGTGCTAGATGAAGCAGATCGGATGTTAGACATGGGTTTTATTCGTGATATCCGGCGCATTCTCTCGCTCCTACCCAAACAGCGACAAAATTTGCTATTCTTCGCCACCTTCTCAGAAAAAATTAAGGCACTTGCTACCGGGCTACTTAATCAACCGAAGATGATCGAGGTAGCACGCCGCAACGTTACCGCCGATACAGTAGCCCAAAAAGTCTACAAAGTAGACCGTGACCGGAAACGTCACCTACTTGCTCACCTAATTCGGCAAGATAACTGGTATCAAGTGTTAGTATTCACTAGAACAAAGTATGGTGCTGACCGTCTGGTTAAGGAGTTAAGCCAGGAGCGTATTCAAGCACTAGCCATTCACGGTAATAAGAGTCAGTCGGCGCGTACCCACGCTTTAGCAAAGTTCAAGAACGGTAGTTTACAGGTATTGGTGGCAACAGACATTGCAGCGCGAGGTCTTGACATCAGTGAACTACCCCATGTGGTCAATTTCGATCTGCCCAATGTACCAGAAGATTATGTTCATCGCATTGGTCGTACTGGTCGCGCTGGTGCGTCAGGTGAAGCGGTATCGCTGGTATGCGTCGATGAATACCCGTTGTTGGCAGATATCGAAAAACTGATTGAACAGCGATTACCTGTTGAAGTGGTTGCTGGCTTGGGAGCGAATTCCCACACCAAGCTGGAAGCAGTTCCAGATGAACGCAAGCACAGACCTCAAGGTAGCCAACGTCCGGTTCGCTCTACAGCTAAAAAATCGGCACAGCGAACCATAACAGGTGGGAAAAAGTCTGATGGTCGTCCCGGTCGCATCAAGCCTATGAGCTAA
- a CDS encoding phosphatase PAP2 family protein, giving the protein MNGNFSNLSNEHSLIQAIHTAVKGRARFKVKGLHLSELLGKYIESRLLQEKNITQVSANHLTGNVLVIFSPDFKHSAIASRLHDIVLDYQKFPKNLSITTAAEPIQLVTLPMQPQLDKLNSQLILGAAAATTLVLSSGILYKNGLDTSILLGLQKLHTPLLDAIMKGITFLGEPVVFLSICSALGINLWQNQRHREATTLGIATLGAVGLNVLFKEIFRRARPTHWDYIVNAVHYSFPSGHAMVSTAIYGCIAYILAKQFPQWRKQILSSTTVIILAVGFSRLYLGVHWPTDVLAGYAAGLLWLIFCILYLEWQPNYGFSTNF; this is encoded by the coding sequence ATGAACGGGAATTTTAGCAATCTCTCAAATGAGCATAGTTTAATTCAGGCAATACATACGGCTGTTAAAGGTAGAGCCAGATTCAAGGTAAAAGGACTGCACCTTTCCGAACTTCTGGGAAAATACATTGAATCACGGCTATTACAAGAGAAAAATATTACCCAAGTGAGTGCTAACCATTTAACAGGCAATGTGCTGGTGATATTTAGCCCTGATTTTAAGCATAGTGCGATCGCTTCCCGACTCCACGATATTGTTTTAGATTATCAAAAATTCCCTAAAAATTTATCTATAACCACAGCAGCAGAACCTATACAACTAGTAACTCTGCCCATGCAGCCACAATTAGACAAACTCAACAGTCAACTAATTTTAGGGGCTGCGGCTGCGACAACTCTAGTTTTAAGCAGTGGGATTTTATACAAAAATGGTTTAGATACAAGCATTTTGCTAGGACTGCAAAAGCTTCATACTCCTCTGCTTGATGCCATCATGAAGGGGATAACTTTTTTGGGTGAGCCGGTAGTTTTTCTGTCAATTTGCTCCGCACTAGGAATTAATCTCTGGCAGAATCAACGCCACCGAGAAGCAACTACTTTGGGTATAGCAACCTTGGGTGCAGTGGGTTTAAATGTGCTGTTCAAAGAAATTTTTAGAAGGGCGCGTCCCACACATTGGGATTATATTGTCAATGCAGTTCACTATAGTTTTCCTAGTGGTCATGCAATGGTTTCGACAGCAATTTATGGCTGCATCGCTTATATTTTGGCGAAGCAATTTCCCCAATGGCGTAAACAAATTTTAAGTTCGACTACAGTCATAATTTTGGCAGTAGGTTTTAGTAGACTCTATTTGGGAGTACATTGGCCTACTGATGTTTTGGCTGGATATGCCGCAGGTTTATTATGGTTGATTTTCTGTATTCTTTATTTAGAGTGGCAGCCAAATTATGGCTTTTCAACTAATTTTTAA